One Nocardioides dongkuii genomic window, GGTCGAGGCGTCCCGCGACTCCAACGCCGACGACGAGCACGACCCGGAGGGGCACACGATCGCCTTCGAGCGCAGCCAGCTCGACACCCTGGTCCGGCAGGCCGAGGAGCGGCTGGCCGAGGTGGACGCTGCGCTGGCCCGGCTCGCCGACGGCAGCTACGGCACCTGCGTGCGCTGCGGTCGCCCGGTCCCGCCGGAGCGGCTGGCGGCCCGCCCCGCCGCGGCGACCTGCGTCGCGTGCGCGGCGTCGGGTCCGCGCCGCTGACCCGCCGGCGGGACGTCATACGACCGGGTCGCGATACCCGCCGAGTCGGATGACGTCCCGGCGTCAGCCTCGGGCGCGGCCCCAGAGCATCAGCCGGACCACCGAGGTGAGCACCCGCCGGGTCATCGCGAGAGCAGCAGGAACAGGACGACGGTGAGGACCGCCGAGACGAGCAGGGACCCGAGGCAGCCCAGGCGGTTGTTGAAGAAGAGGAACATGCCTGGACGGTGCCCCCGGGGGTGACCGCACAGCCCACCCAGGGGGGTGACGGGCAGGTGAGACCGGTCACCGCGCCGGGCTGGGACGTCCGGCTCTGGGTACCCCGCCGCCATGGCCCTCCTGGCACCCGTGCGGCACGGCGTCTCCTCGGTCGGCGGCGTCCTGCTCGCGGCCGCCACCCGCGCGGCCGCCGCCGTCCGCCCCGCGGCGAAGCCGCTGCACCCGAGCGGACGCATCCGCCAGGCCCGGCTGTACCGCCACGGCCTGAACCCGCCGCTCGGCATCGGGTTCCTCGACGCCCCCGGGGTCGACGAGGTCGTGGTCCGCGAATCGCGCGCCGTCGGGCTGCCGCAGGCGCTGCCGGACGTCCAGGGCCTCGCCCTCCGGGTGCCGATCGGCGACGGGGCGTACGGCGACCTGCTGCTCGCCTCGACCGGCTGGGGCAAGGTCAGCCGGTTCGTGCTGACCGTCAGCCGCACGACGTACGGCCGGCCGATGACCACGCTGCTGCCGTACCGCACCACCGCCGGACCTCTCCTGCTCGGCGCCCGCTCGGTCGGCCACGCCACCGTCGAGCTCTCCTGCGCCGTCGGCGACGGCCCGTGGCGGCACTTCGCCGACCTCCGCCTCTCCGAGCTCGACGCCGACCCGTCGGTGCTCGACGAGCGCGGCGACATCTCCTTCGACCCGGTCCTCCACCGGGTCCCCGGGCTCGACCAGTACCGCTGGGTCGAGCGGCTCCGCGAGCCGGCGTACGACGAGGCCCGCGCCGACCGCGGCGAGTCCTGACCGGTCCAGACGTCGACGCCCTCCGGGCCGAACCGCCACGGGGTGGGGTCGCGCGCCGCTAGGTTCGGCGGTTCCGTCCATCGTCACCGGGAGCCACCATGACCGACCTCAACCAGCCCACCACGCCGGGCGCACCGCTCCCGCCCCAGGCGTACGGCGGCCGCGGCCCCGGGCCGCTCGGCCAGGTGCGCGGCACCGGGATCAGCTTCCTGCTGATGGTCGTGACCTTCGGCATCTACGGCTTGGTCTACTACTACCAGACGCACGAGGAGATGAAGCAGCACAGCGGCCAGGGCCTCGGCGGCACCGTCGCCCTGCTGCTGAGCCTCTTCGTCGGCCCCGTCATGGTCTTCCTGCACCCGGCGGAGGTCGGCGCCCTGCGCGAGCGGGCCGGCCTGGAGAAGCGGGTCAGCGGCGTCACCGGCCTGTGGAACCTGCTCCCGTTCGTGGGCACCATCGTGTGGTTCGTGAAGACCAACGGCGCGCTCAACGACTACTGGACCTCGCAGGGCGTCCCCGCCTGATCCCGCCTGATCCCGTTACCGTGTCGGGATGACCCCCCCGTCGTCGTCATGGGCGTCTCGGGCTCCGGGAAGTCCACCGTCGGCGCTGCGCTCGCGCAGCGGCTGCGGGTGCCGTTCGCGGACGCCGACGACCTCCACCCCGAGGCCAACATCGCCAAGATGGCGCGCGGGGAGGCGCTCGACGACCACGACCGCTACCCCTGGCTCGAGCAGGTGGGCCTGTGGCTCGCCGACCACCTCGACGGCGGGGGTGATGAGCTGCTCGGCGCTGCGGCGCACCTACCGCGACCAGCTCCGCTCGCTCGCCGACGGCGTCGAGTTCGTGCTGCTGCACGGGAGCCGCGAGGTCATCGAGCGCCGCCAGGCGAGCCGCCCCGGGCACTTCATGCCGGCCTCGCTGCTCAGCTCGCAGTTCTCGACGCTCGAGCCGCTCGCCCCCGACGAGCACGGCGTCGTCATCGACGTCGACCAGAGCATCGACGCGGTGGTGCAGGCGTACGTCGACCAGCGCGACCGCTGACCCGGCGCCGACCCGGCCGCCGGCCCGGTGCCGCGGCCGCTGGTCTAGATTGCGCCGGTGGACTCCGACCGCAGGGCGCGCGACCGTGACCGCGACGCGGCGATCCGGCTGGTCGAGAGCGCCTGGGCGGACGGGCAGATCATCGAGCTGGACCGCGACAAGCGGGTCGAGGAGCTCCACCGTGCGCAGATGACGCGCGAGATCGCCATCCTGGTCCACGACCTGGCGCCGGCACCGGTGCCGGACCTGCCGGTCGAGGCGTCGACCGGGTCCGTCCCCGACTCCCGCCGGTCGCGGCGCGCGGTGCGGATCCCGAAGCCGCTCCTGCTCGTCGTCGCCGTGGTCATCGTCGTGACCCTGCTGAGCAACGCCGGGACGGGCGACGACGAGGGCGAGAGCCCGACGCCGGTCCCCGCGCAGGAGGCCGTGGACGAGGAGCTGGACCTGTTCACCGCCCGTGGGTACGACGCGCTGGTCGCCGACCTCGAGGCGGAGACCGGTCGCAGCGAGGTGTTCAGCGCCATGCTGCACCCGTCGTACGCCTCGGTGCGGGTGCCGGTCGACGGCACCTCCCGGCAGCAGCAGGGCTACGAGTGGGACGGCGAGCTCGAGCCAGTGGGTGCGAGGGACACCAGCAGCGACCGCCGCGTCGACCTGCGCGAGGTCGACCACGCGCTGATGGCGCGCCTGGTGCGGCGGATGCGGTCGCGCGTCGAGGACCCGACGGCCTGGTACGCCATCCTGCACGCACCGGCCGGGACCGACGGCAGCCTGGTCCAGGCGTACGCGAGCAACGACGTCGGCGAGACGGCGTACGTCGTGGCCGACGAGACCGGGAAGGTCCTCTACGCGGACGCGCTGGACGCCGCCGCGAGCCGGTAGGTGTAGCGGCTCGTCGGCACCAGGTCGAGGTCGCGGTCGGCGCCGATCCGGCCCACGCTCGCCATCAGGGCTCCGAGCCGGCGGTCCAGCTCGGCGCCGTCCCCGCCGCTGCCGTAGAAGGCGTGCATGTCGGTCATCCCCGCGCTGGGGAACAGCTCCTCGACGAGCGCGTCGACCCGCGGCGCGTCGGGGGTGAGCGCCTCGCGCACGATGTTCTGGACGTAACCGAACGTCGCCTGGGTGCGGATCGCGATCGGGGTGTGGTCGACCAGCCAGCGCCGCAGCCACTCGTCGTGGGGGAGCTCGGCGGGACGGCGCAGCACCGCGACATTGGCGAGCGCGTCCGCGCGCTCGCCGTCCCCCGCCTCCGGCGGGTCGAGGCGACGGCGCTCGTCGACGCGCCACCCCGCGCGGCGCTCGCCGACGTCGCGCAGCGCCTCGCTCACCGCGCCGGCGTCGCCGTCGGTCCAGACGCTCACCACGGCCCGGATCGGCTCCCCGGTGGGGATCCGCATCGCCGGCGCCACGTCCTCGTCGTCGAGGTTGAGCTGGAGGCGGCGCGCGCCGGCGTCGGTCAGGCCCGCGTGCAGGGCCGGGTCGCGGAGGGCGGACGCGGCGTCGCCCCACACGGCGTACATCAGCTTGGTGGTCACCGCCCGAGACTAGAACAGGTTCTTGTTCTGTGGGTGGGCGGTCACGCCGCGTCGGCGGGCAGCGGCAGCACGTCGGCGTCGGTGGCCAGGTGCACGACCTCGAGCGCGACGCCGACGGTCCGCGCCGCGGCGTACAGCTCGCGGGCCCAGGCCCGGTCGTCGGCGTCCACGCCGCGCCGGCCGGGACGGGAGCGCAGGAACGCCACCCGTGCCCCCGGCGCGACGTCGTCGACGACCGAGGCGACCCCGGCCACCATGGCGAGCACCTCCTCGGGCGGCGGCAGCAGGTCGACGTCCTCGACCTGGACGATGGCGGGGTGCACCTCGCCGTCGGGTCCGACGGGGAGGAACCAGAGGCTGCTCCCGCCGAAGCCGAGCGGCTCCATCAGGTGGCGCCACATGCGCTCGAGGTCGGCCTGGGTGCTGATCACGGGTCGGTAGGTCATGGCGTCCACCGTGCTGCGCACGAGCGGCCGGCGCGACCGCTCCTCCACAGGTACGGCGACCCGGGGTGCGGCGACCGCCGGCCGTCGTGGAGGGTGGGGGCACCACCCGACCTGGAGGTGCCTGCCGTGCCGGACCCGTCCGAACTGCCGCAGGGGCTCGCCGTGAGCCCGCCCCTCGCCGCGACCGAGCGCGCGGTGGTCGCCTCCTTCGGCCCGCAGGCCGACGTCCGCCGGCTCTGGGCCGGGCAGCCGCACGGCCGCTCGCCGTGGGCGTCGTGCGCCGACGGCTGCTGCCTCGACCTGGCGCTCCGCTCGGAGCCGGCCGAGGCCGTCGCCTGGCTGCGCTTCCTGCTGCGCGAGGTGCTCAGCCCACGGGCGGTCGCCGCGGCGCGTCGTACGGCGGCCGCGGGGCTGCCCGGCGGCCACCGGGTGGACGGCCGCGTCCTGGTGGGGGAGTCGGCGCCGGTGCTGGTCACGGTCGCCGCGAGCCGGGTGCACGAGGTCCGCCTGGACGACGACCACCTCCCGCTCGAGCCGCGGTCCCGCAGCAGGTGCGCCGAGGTGGTCGCGCTCCGCGAGGGCCCTCACACCGAGCGGTAGACCTCCACGGTGCGCTCCGCGACGGCGTCCCAGCTGAACTGCTCGACCGCCCGCCGCCGGCCCGCGCGGCCCCACGCGGCGGCCCGCTCGGGGTCGGCCAGCGTCTCGGTGAGCGCGGCGGCGAAGTCCGCGACGTACCGTTCCGGGTCCAGCGGCGTGCCGGTGCCGTCGGTGGCCTGCTCGATCGGTACCAGCCGTCCGGTTGCCAGGTCATCGGAGGAGTCGACGACCACCTCGGGGATGCCGCCGGTCGCGGTCGCGACGACCGCGGTCTCGCAGGCCATCGCCTCGAGGTTGACGATCCCGAGCGGCTCGTAGATCGACGGGCACGCGAAGACCGTCGCGGCGCTCAGCAGCGCGACCAC contains:
- a CDS encoding TraR/DksA family transcriptional regulator — protein: MTDPADEPADPAVRLAEERATVVHRLAALRGDFSGMVEASRDSNADDEHDPEGHTIAFERSQLDTLVRQAEERLAEVDAALARLADGSYGTCVRCGRPVPPERLAARPAAATCVACAASGPRR
- a CDS encoding DUF4234 domain-containing protein, with the translated sequence MTDLNQPTTPGAPLPPQAYGGRGPGPLGQVRGTGISFLLMVVTFGIYGLVYYYQTHEEMKQHSGQGLGGTVALLLSLFVGPVMVFLHPAEVGALRERAGLEKRVSGVTGLWNLLPFVGTIVWFVKTNGALNDYWTSQGVPA
- a CDS encoding EthD domain-containing protein, which produces MTTKLMYAVWGDAASALRDPALHAGLTDAGARRLQLNLDDEDVAPAMRIPTGEPIRAVVSVWTDGDAGAVSEALRDVGERRAGWRVDERRRLDPPEAGDGERADALANVAVLRRPAELPHDEWLRRWLVDHTPIAIRTQATFGYVQNIVREALTPDAPRVDALVEELFPSAGMTDMHAFYGSGGDGAELDRRLGALMASVGRIGADRDLDLVPTSRYTYRLAAASSASA